GGCACGAGATCAGCGGCACGGTCGTCGCGATCGGCGAGGGCACGGCGGATGCGGGGGAGCGCCGGGTGGGCGACCGCGTCGTGGGCGCGTTCATCATGCCGTGCACGGCATGCGAGTCGTGCCTCGCGGGCCGCGACGACGTGTGCGAGGTGTTCTTCGCCGAGAACCGGCTGAAGGGGAACCTCCTCGACGGCAGCTCGCGGCTCGCGCGCGCCGACGGCTCGCGCCTCTCGATGTACTCGATGGCGGGACTCGCGGAGTACGCGGTCGTGCCGCTCTCGGCGCTCGCCGCCGTGCCCGACGAGCTGCCGCTCGAGGAGGCCGCCGTCCTCGGCTGCGCCGCCTTCACGGCGCTCGGCGCGATCGAGCGCTCGGGGCTGCAGGCGGGCGAGTCGGTCGCGGTCGTCGCGACCGGCGGCGTCGGCACGAGCATCCTCCAGATCGCGAGGCACCTCGGCGCCTCGCCGATCATCGCCGTCGACATCGACGACGCGAAGCTCGAGGCGGCACGCGGGCTCGGCGCCGACGTCGTCGTGAACTCGATGAGCGTGGATGCGGTCGAGGCGGTCCGGGAGGCGACCGGCGGCCGCGGCGTGCACGTCGCCTTCGAGGCGCTCGGCCGCCCGCAGACCATCGAGACGGCGGTCGGCGCGCTCCGCGAGGGCGGCCGCGCGGTCGTCGTCGGGATCGCCGCCGGGGCGGCCGCGGCATCCATCCCCATCACGCCGCTCGTGCGTCGCGGACAGGCGCTGCTCGGCTCCTTCGGGGCGCGGACGCGTCGCGACCTGCCGCGCGTCGCCCGGCTCGCGGCGGAGGGCGGCTTCGACGTCCGGCGGGCCGTGACCCGGCGCTACGGCATCGAGGACGCGGACGAGGCCTACCGCGAGCTCGCCGCGGGCCGCATCCCGGGTCGCGCGATCGTCGTCATGTCGCAGGTCGACGTCATGTCGCAGGCCGACGCGGGAGCGGCGTCGTGAGCGCGCCCGTCCGGCTCGGCGCCGGGATGCTCGTCAACGTCATCAGCGTCGACGCCGAGGACCTCCCCGACTTCGAGGACTGGTACAGCTTCGAGCACTTCCCGGAGCGCCTCGCGGTGCCGGGCTTCGAGCGCGGGCGCCGCTTCGTCGAGACGGCGCCGGAGCCGGCATCCCGACCCGTCGAGTTCTTCTCCTTCTACGAGACGGCCGAGATGGCGACCCTCACGAGCGAGCCCTACCTGCGCGCCCTCGACACCCCGACGGAGTGGACGCGCCGGATCGCGGGCGCGTTCCGGGGGAACGAGCGCGCGGTGGGCCGGGTCACGGCGAGCGAGGGGGTCGGCACCTCCGGCCGCGTCGCGGTGCTCAGGCTGAGCCCCGTCGAGGGGCGGGAGGGCGAGCTGCGCGAGGCGCTCCAGGCCGCGATCGCCCGGGCCGTCGACGACCGCGCGGTGCTCGGCGGCTTCCTCGTGGAGGGCGACGGCGGGGCGACGGCGGCGAAGGACGCGACCGCCGAGGGGCGCTCGATGGCCGGATCGAGCAGCGGCGCCCATTGGTACGCGGTCCTCGAGGTGCACGGCGTCGAGGTGAGGCTCGAGGGGGACCGGCTGCGCGAGCTGCTCGCGACGCCGCAGGTGGAGGCCGCCGCGGAGGAGCTGCGGCTGCGGGAGTACCGCCTGGTCAGCGAGGCGAGCTGAGGCGCGCCTCGGCGCCCGGCCCGCGCTCGAGCTCGATCCCCGGATCCTCCGTGCCCGGTTCGGGCACCTCGCCCGTCCGTGCGAAGGCGGCCCACATGGCGCGGAGCGCGCGGCCACGGCGGTCGACCGCCTCCCAGTCGCGCGGGCCCGCGAAGGCGGTGCTCGCCCAGGCCTCCGGCCCGCCCAGGAGCAGCGGGATGTCGGCCGCGTGCACGGGGCCGAGCGGGCTGCGCACGGTGGTCCAGCCGAGCTCGTAGACGGTGGCGCGACCGCCCGCCTCGCGGTGGCGCCGGGCGAAGCGGCGCGCGGGGTCGCGGTAGAGGCGGTGCGTCAGCGGCGCGATGAGCCCGGCGCGGAGCAGCCGCCATCCGGCGCCTCCGCGGCGGAGCCGCCGCGTCGCCGGGAGCACGGCGGTGAAGAAGCCCGCCTCCTCCGTCGTCGAGCCGATCAGCACCTCGACCTCGGGCGCCCGCCGGCGCCAGGCCGCATCCGCCTCCTCCTCGCGCGGGAGCGGCGCGTGCCCGTAGCTCGGGCCGAAGGGCATCCCGCCCTTGAGCCCGAACGGCAGCCCGGCGTGCTCGGCGCGGGTCTGGGCATCGAGGAGCGACTCGATCCCGTCGTCCGCCCCGAGCGGGCGTGCCGCCCGCCGCATGGCGCGCACGAGCCGCTCGCGGTGCCGGCTCAGCGCGAGCGGCGCGCTCTGGATGACGGCGCGCCGGAACAGCCCGTCGGCGCCGTCGGAGATCATGAGGTGGGCGATCGCGTGCCCGCCGGCCGACTGCCCGAAGGCGGTCACCCGCTCGGGATCGCCGCCGAGCTCCGCGATCCGGTCGCGCACCCAGCGCAGGCCCTCGATGAGGTCGAGCAGCCCGAGGTTCGGGGAGACCGCCGGCCGGCCGGGTGCGGCGTCCGCGCCGAGGAACCCGAGCACCCCGAGCCGGTAGCCGAGCGCCACGACGACGACCCGCTGCTCCCGCACGAGCGCCGAGGCGTCGTGGATCGCCGCATCCGCGGCGCCTGTGACGTACGAGCCGCCGTGGATCCAGACCATGACGGGCAGCCGCTCGCCGGCGCGGAGGTCGGCCGGGAGCGACACCGAGAGGGTCTGGCAGTCCTCGCCCTGCTCGAGCCCGCCGAGCATGTCCCGGAGGATCGACTCGAGCGACGGCGAGGAGCGCTGCGGCGGCGCGTGCCCGGGTCGGGTCGCATCGATCTCGACGCCGCGGCCGGGTGCCGGAACCGGCCGGGGCTCGGCGAAGCGCGCCGCCTCCGCGTAGCGGATGCCGCGGAGCCGGACGACGCCGTCGCGCTCGATCCCGAGGTAGGTGCCGTGCGGCGTCTCGATGCGGCGGGGCGAGGGGGCGGAGGAGCTCACCCTGGCACCGTATCCGGCGGATCCGAGCGAGCGCCGGTGCCGTCGGCGCACCGCGCAACCTTCGACCACGGGTTGAGACGATTCGGCCCGTGCGCGCGAAACCCCCGCGACCTCCCGGGGTTCCGGGCGCCCCCGCCCTACTGTGGCGGTGTGTGGTCTGCTGATCGACGGGATGAGGACCTCGTGGACGACGAGGAGTCGGCGCCCCGCGCCGAACGCCAGCTGACGGCCCCCCACGCCCTCGATGTCGGGGGCGAGGACTGGGCCTCCGGCAACATCGCCGCGCCCGCGTGGCGCGCATGGCGCGAGGAGCTCGCCGGCATCGGCGGCCGCTCGCCGCTCATCCACTTCCTCGACGCGCCCTCGACGCGCATCGAGCTCTCGACGACGCACCCCGGGGGTCTCGCGCGCTTCATCACGGGCGCGACGACGCTGCTCTCCAACCTCATCCGGGACGACATGGCGCTGCGCACCGCGCGCCGCGCCGCCGACCAGATCGCCGAGAAGGGACTCGAGCTCGCCACCACGCGCGGCATCGACGCCGTCGAGCTCGGCATCGGGATCGCGACCTGGCGCCACGACGCCGTCGACTACTGCGGCCCCATCCTGCTGCGCCCCCTCGCGATCCGGCGCGCCGGCCGCGACTTCGAGGTGAAGCTGCGCGGCGGCCCCCGACTCAACCCCGCCTTCGCGCACGCGCTCGAGACCCAGTTCGGGATCTCGCTCGACGCCGAGGCCTTCGTCGCCCTCACCGACGCCGACGGCACCTTCAAGCCGAACGCCGTCAT
The Homoserinibacter sp. YIM 151385 DNA segment above includes these coding regions:
- a CDS encoding zinc-binding dehydrogenase, with the translated sequence MPDTEAPAEGATMLAAVWPGDEARLDIERIPVPVPKAGEALVRVAACGVCHTDLHVLKGEVAFPGPGVLGHEISGTVVAIGEGTADAGERRVGDRVVGAFIMPCTACESCLAGRDDVCEVFFAENRLKGNLLDGSSRLARADGSRLSMYSMAGLAEYAVVPLSALAAVPDELPLEEAAVLGCAAFTALGAIERSGLQAGESVAVVATGGVGTSILQIARHLGASPIIAVDIDDAKLEAARGLGADVVVNSMSVDAVEAVREATGGRGVHVAFEALGRPQTIETAVGALREGGRAVVVGIAAGAAAASIPITPLVRRGQALLGSFGARTRRDLPRVARLAAEGGFDVRRAVTRRYGIEDADEAYRELAAGRIPGRAIVVMSQVDVMSQADAGAAS
- a CDS encoding carboxylesterase family protein — encoded protein: MSSSAPSPRRIETPHGTYLGIERDGVVRLRGIRYAEAARFAEPRPVPAPGRGVEIDATRPGHAPPQRSSPSLESILRDMLGGLEQGEDCQTLSVSLPADLRAGERLPVMVWIHGGSYVTGAADAAIHDASALVREQRVVVVALGYRLGVLGFLGADAAPGRPAVSPNLGLLDLIEGLRWVRDRIAELGGDPERVTAFGQSAGGHAIAHLMISDGADGLFRRAVIQSAPLALSRHRERLVRAMRRAARPLGADDGIESLLDAQTRAEHAGLPFGLKGGMPFGPSYGHAPLPREEEADAAWRRRAPEVEVLIGSTTEEAGFFTAVLPATRRLRRGGAGWRLLRAGLIAPLTHRLYRDPARRFARRHREAGGRATVYELGWTTVRSPLGPVHAADIPLLLGGPEAWASTAFAGPRDWEAVDRRGRALRAMWAAFARTGEVPEPGTEDPGIELERGPGAEARLSSPR